AGCTGGGCGAGAAGAGCATCGAGCACTGGCACGGCGTGGAAGAGGGGTACCGCGGGCGCAAGCCGATCGACGAGCGGATCATCAAAGGCAAGCCGAGCCAGGGCCCCGTCCACTAGCCCATCCCTGCCCCCGCCGGGGCGGTATACTTTCCTGTTTCTCATTCTTTCGGTGACGTGGGCCGAGGAAGCGGCAAGGTGCGGTAGCGCCCAGAGGAGGTTAAATGGAACCTAACCCTGCTGTTGGAATCGGGAGCCGCAGGCGGTCGAGCAGGTGGTGGTTTGCTTTCGCCCTGAGCTTGTTGTGGCTGTCGGGTTGTTCGGACTTCTTTGTGGACCCGACCCTGAACTCGATCATCGTGACAGATAGCCACGGGATCACCACGCCTTCGATAGATGTTGGTCACACAGAGCAAATGCAAGCAATTGGCGTGTTCAGCGACAATAGCCGATCGACGATCACCGCCGCTTGGTCCTCGTCGGCCGTCAACATCGCAACCATCGACAGCGCGACCGGCCTGCTTACGGCGGTGGCGCCGGGAACGACGACCATCACCGCTGCCAACAGCGGACTCACTGGTACCGCCAGCGTCACCGTGTGCGGCACGCAGCAAGCCATCACCATTCAGCCGCAGGGTCAGAGCTTTGCGTTAGGCACTGGAACGGTGCAGTTCACAGCTACAGCGGGCGGTCAGGATGTCACTGCGTCAGTGACCTGGTCGTCCTCGAACACCGCGGTGGCCACGATCAGCAACAGTCCGGGCACAAACGGGCTGGTGACGTTTGTGGGAACGGGAACCACGACGATCAAGGCGGCTTCTTGTTCGCAAAGCAGTTCGACTTTGCTGACGGTATTCTAGTAGC
The window above is part of the Terriglobales bacterium genome. Proteins encoded here:
- a CDS encoding Ig-like domain-containing protein yields the protein MDPTLNSIIVTDSHGITTPSIDVGHTEQMQAIGVFSDNSRSTITAAWSSSAVNIATIDSATGLLTAVAPGTTTITAANSGLTGTASVTVCGTQQAITIQPQGQSFALGTGTVQFTATAGGQDVTASVTWSSSNTAVATISNSPGTNGLVTFVGTGTTTIKAASCSQSSSTLLTVF